In Pelosinus sp. UFO1, one genomic interval encodes:
- a CDS encoding phage terminase large subunit family protein, translating into MAKHTNSNSKKTLNLIKNIARGFAPPPQLTVSEWADKNRILQSSSSSEPGPWRTDRVPYMREIMDCLSANSLVQNVCLMKGAQLSGSESGNNWIGYIIDQEPGPTMIVQPTIDLAKKYSKQRISPMITACPVLSNKIKPSRSRDGDNTVLTKEFPNGLLVITGANSAAGLRSMPAKNLFLDEVDAYKDDVEGEGDPVDLVMARTRTFNRRKVLKVSTPLVKGISRIENDYEEGDQRKYFVPCPECGHMHALEWANFIIPKDENGKSIPKEAHMGCPDCGSVIEEHHKPYMLQHGKWRMTVPENASSIRRSYHISTLYSPLGWFSWAEIAELWTKINKNKKRLKSFINTILGETFGEEGESVDHEILYENRRTVYEASLPEGVLVLTAAVDTQDDRLEYECVGWGLNKNSWGIEYGVFHGDPRQQAVWDDLDKWLSKQWSYADGSKLNISCTCIDSGGHATSEVYKFCKPREQRRVFAIKGKGGPGIPIVGRPSRNNRYKTPLFTLGVDAGKEAVYSRLKLESEEEHGFCLYPMSENGAAIKGYDLKYFKSLTVEKRELKYIKGKPRYIWVKPSGARNEALDIRNYATAALEILNPSLEILDKIRNERNVTPKKIQQSRKRRVLNSGVSV; encoded by the coding sequence ATGGCGAAGCACACGAACTCGAATAGCAAAAAAACTCTAAACCTAATTAAGAACATTGCAAGAGGATTCGCTCCACCACCGCAATTGACTGTTTCAGAATGGGCAGATAAAAATAGAATACTTCAATCATCATCTAGTTCGGAGCCTGGTCCTTGGAGGACAGACCGTGTACCTTACATGCGGGAGATAATGGACTGTTTATCTGCAAATAGTTTGGTACAAAATGTTTGTCTAATGAAAGGGGCTCAGTTATCTGGGTCAGAATCAGGCAATAATTGGATAGGATATATAATTGATCAGGAACCTGGGCCTACTATGATAGTGCAGCCAACCATAGATCTAGCAAAAAAATATTCTAAACAACGGATATCGCCAATGATAACAGCTTGCCCTGTGCTATCTAATAAAATAAAGCCATCTCGGTCACGTGATGGTGATAACACAGTACTAACTAAAGAATTTCCTAACGGACTCTTAGTAATAACTGGTGCAAATAGTGCTGCGGGGTTACGCTCCATGCCAGCAAAGAATCTTTTTCTAGATGAGGTTGATGCATATAAGGATGATGTAGAAGGCGAGGGCGATCCAGTTGACTTAGTAATGGCCAGAACAAGAACCTTTAATCGGCGCAAAGTTTTAAAAGTTTCAACTCCATTAGTCAAAGGTATTTCACGAATTGAAAATGATTATGAAGAAGGCGATCAGCGTAAATATTTCGTCCCATGTCCTGAGTGCGGTCATATGCATGCATTGGAATGGGCTAATTTTATTATTCCTAAAGATGAAAATGGTAAAAGTATTCCTAAAGAAGCCCACATGGGTTGTCCTGATTGTGGCTCAGTTATAGAGGAACATCATAAACCGTACATGTTGCAGCATGGAAAATGGCGAATGACAGTGCCAGAGAATGCGAGTTCTATACGTAGGAGTTATCATATATCTACCTTATATAGTCCGCTAGGATGGTTTTCGTGGGCTGAGATTGCAGAGTTATGGACCAAGATTAACAAGAACAAAAAAAGGTTAAAATCATTTATTAATACGATTCTTGGAGAAACGTTTGGTGAAGAAGGAGAAAGCGTAGATCATGAAATATTGTATGAAAATCGCCGAACAGTGTATGAAGCAAGTTTGCCAGAAGGTGTTTTAGTCCTAACAGCCGCCGTAGATACACAAGATGATCGTCTTGAGTATGAATGTGTTGGATGGGGATTAAATAAAAACAGTTGGGGGATTGAATATGGAGTATTTCATGGAGATCCACGCCAACAAGCAGTATGGGACGATTTAGATAAATGGTTATCCAAACAGTGGTCCTATGCGGATGGCAGTAAATTAAACATCTCATGTACATGCATAGATAGTGGTGGTCATGCTACATCTGAAGTATATAAATTTTGTAAGCCACGAGAGCAACGTCGAGTCTTTGCTATTAAAGGTAAAGGTGGTCCTGGTATTCCGATAGTTGGCAGACCATCGAGGAATAATAGATATAAAACACCGCTATTTACATTGGGCGTAGATGCAGGGAAAGAGGCAGTTTATTCCAGATTGAAATTAGAGTCAGAAGAAGAACATGGTTTCTGTCTTTACCCAATGTCTGAAAATGGAGCAGCAATAAAAGGTTATGACCTTAAGTATTTCAAGTCCTTAACAGTAGAGAAAAGGGAGCTAAAATATATAAAAGGAAAACCACGTTATATATGGGTTAAGCCTTCAGGAGCAAGAAATGAGGCTCTTGATATTCGAAATTACGCTACAGCAGCCTTAGAAATATTAAATCCGAGTCTTGAAATATTAGATAAAATTCGCAATGAAAGAAATGTAACACCAAAGAAAATACAGCAATCTAGGAAACGCCGAGTACTTAACTCAGGCGTTTCTGTTTAG
- a CDS encoding DUF6148 family protein, which yields MGLYTVEQAKQHLDAWLEADLALTTGKEYRIGTRLLQRSDASEVKERISFWSRELIKAQGSGRKKTRRVIPYD from the coding sequence ATGGGGCTATACACAGTAGAACAAGCAAAGCAGCATTTAGACGCATGGCTAGAAGCTGATTTGGCGTTAACAACGGGAAAAGAGTACCGTATAGGAACAAGACTTTTGCAAAGATCCGATGCGTCCGAAGTAAAAGAGCGAATCAGTTTTTGGTCAAGAGAATTAATTAAGGCACAAGGATCAGGGCGAAAAAAAACTAGGCGAGTGATTCCATATGATTGA
- a CDS encoding phage portal protein, which produces MIDRLISYFAPETALKRAVARKKMDAINTGYSHHGASGTKKSMIGWSHSAGSPDDDITLNLDVLRPRARDLYMGNPIACGALKTDKTNVVGSGLKLNPQIDADFLGLSADQADEWEKNVSREFALWAENKDCDAARMLNFYQLQQLAFLSALMSGDVFALLPVIPRKNNIYDLRVQLVEADRVCNPYNVLSDDKVLAGIEVGDYGEPVAYHIAKYHPLSLLNQKANTWTKVQAFGTRTGRRNVIHLLEMERPGHRRGNPMLSPVIEALKQLGRYSEAELMAAVISGLFTVAITSESPEGPDIGEDHLPGIVSGTSVEDDVRNDIKLGNGTMIELAPGEKIEPINPGRPNALFDPFVTSILRQIGAALEIPMELLVKHFTASYSASRAALLEAWKFFRRQRDWLSSDFNQPIYEEWLSEAVAKGRVKAPGFFNDLAVRKAYCNAEWNGPTAGQLDPVKEANASKIKVQEGFSTRQRETAELTGGDWNQNYRQRVREERMMREGGLVTVEMAAPQQMNNEVKGGEED; this is translated from the coding sequence ATGATTGATAGATTAATAAGTTATTTTGCACCGGAAACTGCATTAAAGCGAGCTGTAGCCCGCAAAAAAATGGATGCAATTAATACGGGATACTCTCACCACGGGGCGAGTGGCACTAAAAAATCAATGATTGGCTGGTCACATAGTGCGGGTAGTCCTGATGATGATATTACTCTAAATCTCGACGTACTCAGACCAAGAGCAAGAGATTTATACATGGGTAATCCGATTGCATGTGGTGCTCTTAAAACAGATAAAACCAATGTCGTTGGGTCTGGCCTTAAGTTAAATCCGCAAATTGATGCAGATTTTTTGGGACTAAGTGCAGATCAGGCTGACGAGTGGGAAAAAAATGTTAGTCGTGAGTTTGCTTTGTGGGCTGAGAACAAAGATTGTGATGCTGCTAGGATGCTTAATTTTTATCAATTACAGCAGTTAGCGTTTTTGTCTGCTCTTATGTCAGGTGATGTATTTGCACTATTACCAGTAATTCCGCGTAAAAATAATATTTATGACCTTAGGGTTCAATTGGTTGAAGCTGACCGCGTATGTAATCCTTATAACGTGTTAAGCGATGACAAAGTTTTAGCTGGGATTGAAGTCGGGGATTATGGGGAGCCGGTTGCTTATCATATTGCTAAATACCATCCTCTTAGTTTATTAAACCAAAAGGCGAATACATGGACTAAAGTGCAGGCGTTTGGGACCCGTACCGGACGCAGGAATGTCATACATTTGCTTGAAATGGAACGTCCTGGTCATCGGCGCGGCAATCCTATGTTATCTCCCGTCATTGAAGCATTAAAACAATTAGGCAGATACAGTGAAGCCGAATTAATGGCCGCAGTAATTTCAGGATTGTTCACTGTAGCTATTACATCAGAAAGCCCTGAAGGGCCAGATATTGGCGAAGATCACTTGCCAGGTATTGTATCAGGAACCTCCGTTGAAGATGATGTGCGAAATGATATAAAACTTGGTAATGGGACCATGATTGAGTTAGCCCCTGGGGAAAAAATAGAACCTATTAATCCCGGAAGGCCAAACGCTCTATTCGATCCATTTGTCACATCCATATTACGGCAAATAGGAGCTGCTCTTGAAATACCCATGGAATTACTAGTAAAACATTTCACGGCTAGTTATTCAGCCAGTAGAGCCGCACTGCTCGAAGCATGGAAATTTTTTCGACGCCAAAGAGATTGGCTATCTAGTGATTTTAATCAGCCGATTTATGAGGAATGGCTATCTGAGGCAGTTGCAAAAGGTCGCGTAAAAGCTCCTGGATTCTTTAATGATTTAGCTGTTAGGAAAGCATATTGTAATGCAGAGTGGAATGGGCCTACGGCTGGACAACTTGATCCTGTTAAAGAAGCCAATGCATCTAAAATAAAAGTACAGGAAGGTTTTAGTACAAGGCAACGTGAGACAGCAGAACTAACTGGCGGCGACTGGAATCAGAATTACCGCCAACGTGTGAGGGAGGAAAGAATGATGCGTGAAGGTGGCTTGGTAACCGTTGAGATGGCTGCTCCCCAACAAATGAACAATGAGGTGAAAGGGGGTGAGGAAGATTAA
- a CDS encoding head maturation protease, ClpP-related: MRKIKKNRSVLNSIPLVTNATQKSIDINIYGPVVDSSWWNEGVVTPKQIQDALQSASNVSQINVHINSPGGSVFSGQAIYNMLKQHPANVTVYIDGLAASIASIIAMAGNKIVMPPGTMMMIHNPLVTMYGSYEASEMRDTADFLDKIKESLVATYTSRKTNKTKDEIIALMDATTWLTAQNAVDIGFADEVEGSTPITSNLSGKVLNIAGMAFNLESFDNVPLNIANSTMDTNEKPNNKEENILDLKELQSKFPDLYNEITAMGVTKERNRMKALDEVQIGGFEDIVNKARYETGATAEQVAMQIIAAQKKEGTEYLKNRTEDVNDSKANEVPSAAAPENEAKASEEKEVTGLLDRLANMVKAGEI; encoded by the coding sequence GTGAGGAAGATTAAGAAAAATCGATCCGTGCTTAATTCAATACCACTTGTGACCAATGCAACGCAAAAATCCATTGATATTAATATTTATGGTCCCGTTGTTGATTCATCTTGGTGGAATGAGGGGGTAGTCACTCCGAAACAAATACAAGATGCTCTGCAATCGGCAAGTAATGTTAGCCAAATTAATGTACATATTAATTCGCCAGGAGGATCGGTATTTAGTGGACAAGCAATCTATAACATGCTCAAACAGCATCCTGCAAATGTGACAGTGTATATTGATGGTCTAGCTGCTAGTATTGCATCCATTATAGCGATGGCTGGCAATAAAATCGTCATGCCACCAGGTACAATGATGATGATACATAACCCGTTAGTTACTATGTATGGGTCTTACGAGGCAAGTGAGATGCGAGATACTGCTGATTTTCTAGATAAAATTAAAGAATCACTAGTCGCTACGTACACTTCAAGAAAAACAAATAAAACCAAAGATGAAATTATAGCATTAATGGATGCGACAACCTGGCTAACGGCTCAAAATGCAGTTGATATTGGTTTTGCTGATGAAGTCGAAGGCAGTACGCCAATTACGTCAAACCTATCTGGTAAAGTTCTCAATATTGCAGGCATGGCCTTTAACTTGGAGTCGTTTGATAACGTACCGCTAAACATTGCAAACAGTACTATGGACACCAATGAAAAACCAAATAACAAGGAGGAAAATATTTTGGATTTAAAAGAATTGCAATCGAAATTCCCTGATCTATATAACGAAATTACTGCTATGGGCGTAACCAAAGAACGCAATAGAATGAAAGCCCTCGACGAGGTGCAAATTGGTGGATTTGAGGACATCGTAAATAAGGCCCGTTATGAAACTGGGGCTACTGCGGAGCAAGTGGCTATGCAAATTATTGCTGCTCAAAAGAAAGAGGGAACCGAATACCTGAAAAACAGAACAGAAGATGTGAATGATTCAAAGGCAAATGAAGTTCCAAGTGCAGCTGCTCCTGAAAATGAAGCCAAAGCGAGTGAAGAAAAGGAAGTAACGGGGCTGCTTGATCGCTTAGCAAATATGGTAAAGGCTGGTGAAATTTAA
- a CDS encoding head decoration protein, whose product MNENLAITTTSMTYDNLIVAGTFPIVTDALTTASGNSYKRGTVLGVITTSGKAVKVDSSKTDGSETAYAILSQDVDATSADTVAPVYLTGEFNSDALIFGGTDTQATHKSALRKIGIFIKKVV is encoded by the coding sequence ATGAATGAAAATCTAGCGATAACTACTACATCAATGACGTATGACAATTTAATTGTCGCTGGTACGTTCCCGATTGTCACTGATGCGCTGACGACTGCGAGTGGTAATAGTTATAAGCGGGGAACAGTGCTGGGAGTGATCACTACTAGTGGAAAAGCTGTTAAAGTTGACTCTAGTAAAACTGACGGTAGTGAAACAGCTTATGCAATTTTATCGCAAGATGTTGATGCAACTTCTGCGGATACGGTAGCACCTGTATATCTAACTGGTGAATTTAACAGTGATGCTCTTATTTTTGGTGGCACTGATACGCAAGCAACCCATAAATCTGCTTTACGTAAAATAGGTATTTTCATTAAAAAAGTAGTATAA
- a CDS encoding major capsid protein: protein MAIDLFQTRTLLGVVKLVKPSKRFLLNTFFSKVNPIITATIDIDLVKGKRTLAPFVSQRIGSTTVGTDGFTTQTYKPPMIAPDYPFTGEDLQTRLPGENIYSGNSPDDRLAVLILNKLNSFEDMIARREEWMVAQALCTGKIPVVGEGIDQLIDFSFTNKETLTAAKAKWSYKASDYTGNPIKDLKRWKRALAKAGFTPTHVIMDTDAADAFLEHPEIVKLFNTPTANLATIAPREKDPDGTTFICRINEIGLDIYSYEEWYIDPTDNEEKPLIPSGTVIMASNDSNATGFTMAYASITDVNRGTFNLPRVPKTWMQEKPSARYLALQSRPLPIPTMVDSWFVGTVL, encoded by the coding sequence ATGGCTATCGATTTATTTCAAACTCGTACCTTGTTAGGTGTTGTAAAACTAGTAAAACCTTCAAAGAGGTTTTTACTTAATACTTTTTTCTCAAAGGTAAACCCAATCATTACCGCTACAATTGATATTGACCTAGTGAAAGGAAAAAGAACGTTGGCCCCATTCGTGTCTCAGCGTATTGGCAGTACCACTGTAGGAACGGATGGATTTACTACTCAGACTTACAAACCACCAATGATTGCTCCTGATTATCCCTTTACAGGTGAGGACTTGCAAACTCGACTTCCTGGTGAAAATATTTATTCTGGAAACTCCCCTGATGATCGTCTAGCAGTATTAATTCTCAATAAATTAAACAGTTTTGAGGATATGATTGCTCGCCGCGAAGAATGGATGGTAGCACAAGCACTATGTACTGGTAAAATTCCCGTGGTTGGCGAAGGAATTGACCAATTAATTGATTTTAGCTTTACCAATAAAGAAACGTTGACAGCGGCTAAAGCCAAGTGGAGTTATAAAGCAAGTGATTATACAGGTAATCCAATCAAAGACTTAAAACGTTGGAAGCGAGCATTAGCGAAAGCTGGTTTTACTCCTACACATGTTATTATGGATACTGATGCTGCTGATGCATTCTTAGAACATCCTGAAATTGTTAAACTGTTTAATACCCCTACGGCTAATCTTGCTACAATCGCTCCAAGAGAGAAAGATCCAGATGGAACGACTTTTATTTGCCGAATCAATGAAATTGGTCTTGATATTTACAGTTACGAAGAATGGTATATTGATCCTACCGATAACGAAGAAAAACCACTCATACCATCTGGTACTGTAATTATGGCAAGTAATGATAGTAATGCAACTGGTTTTACAATGGCATACGCGAGCATAACAGATGTTAATCGCGGAACATTTAATTTACCTCGTGTGCCTAAAACTTGGATGCAAGAAAAACCATCTGCTCGTTATTTAGCTTTGCAGTCACGCCCATTGCCAATCCCAACTATGGTTGATAGTTGGTTTGTTGGTACCGTTTTGTAG
- a CDS encoding phage tail protein, with product MIEFTSDQISRGEALLGGIKDALPKAQSNAINRSLITARAEAIRSVREQYIVDASTIRKTMVIKNASLNKPSGSISSTGSPIALSKFDISPTRPNSKQRIPVTARVKLGSSKKTIKNAFIARTSNGHIGVFIRAGKSRFPIKQLYGPSVPQMLGEKNVSKKIEEKAAETLDKRLEHEINRILEGHS from the coding sequence GTGATTGAATTTACTTCGGATCAAATCAGCAGGGGAGAAGCTCTATTGGGTGGGATTAAAGACGCTTTACCAAAAGCGCAAAGCAATGCTATTAATCGTAGCCTAATCACGGCTAGAGCGGAAGCAATCCGTAGTGTGAGAGAACAATATATTGTGGACGCTAGTACTATAAGAAAAACAATGGTAATTAAAAATGCTAGTCTTAATAAACCATCTGGTTCTATATCATCTACAGGCAGTCCAATTGCTCTCTCAAAGTTTGATATAAGCCCTACTAGACCAAACAGTAAGCAAAGGATTCCTGTTACTGCAAGGGTTAAATTGGGGAGTAGTAAGAAAACCATAAAAAACGCATTTATAGCGCGAACATCAAACGGACACATAGGGGTGTTTATCCGTGCAGGTAAAAGCCGTTTTCCGATCAAGCAACTTTATGGTCCCAGTGTTCCGCAAATGTTAGGTGAAAAAAATGTGAGCAAAAAAATTGAAGAGAAAGCGGCTGAGACTCTTGATAAACGCCTTGAACATGAAATTAATCGAATTTTGGAGGGCCATTCATGA
- a CDS encoding phage tail protein, with translation MSYRHGVSISEVPTSILPPVEVSAGLPVFIGRAPINLTGSSEYVNKPLLAYSYDEAVKALGYTSDFENYELCEAIKVMFQLFAVSPIVFINVLDPAVHKKTETNKTVNITAGEVILAQQGVLLDSLAVRKTSAGQPLQKNIDYAAAFNDGGQVLISVLDGGAIDASQTTLVVSYNYIDPAMVTEEDIIGGVSATTGKLTGMELINQIFPLFRLVPGQILSPGWSQSPMIAAIMKAKVQNINGLFKAITICDLDSSAEGAELYTEAPAWKENNNYTDKMQINCWPLVKLGNETYHLSTQLAGVICRADADNNDIPYVSPSNHSLQVNGAINKAGEEISLGPDQAAYLNGQGIVTALNFIGGWKAWGNRTGVFPGASDPKDSWIPVRRMFNWIGNELILTYWQKVDSPINKRLIQTVVDSFNIRLNGLTARGALLGGRVEFQSAENPITDLMNGKVRFHVYQTPPTPAEDLEFTLEFDTTYLESLFSE, from the coding sequence TTGTCATATAGACATGGAGTTTCTATTAGTGAAGTACCTACGTCAATTCTGCCGCCTGTAGAAGTGTCGGCAGGCTTGCCTGTTTTCATAGGGCGTGCGCCAATTAATTTAACGGGATCATCTGAATATGTGAATAAACCTTTATTGGCTTATTCCTATGATGAAGCTGTAAAGGCACTAGGCTATACCAGCGATTTTGAAAACTATGAATTATGCGAAGCAATTAAAGTCATGTTTCAATTATTTGCTGTGAGTCCGATTGTTTTTATCAATGTATTAGATCCGGCCGTGCACAAAAAGACAGAAACCAATAAAACTGTAAACATTACTGCCGGGGAAGTGATATTAGCCCAGCAAGGAGTGTTACTTGATAGTTTGGCAGTGAGAAAAACATCTGCGGGACAACCTTTACAAAAAAATATAGATTATGCGGCTGCCTTTAATGATGGAGGGCAAGTGTTAATCAGTGTATTAGATGGTGGTGCCATTGATGCGAGTCAAACAACCTTAGTTGTATCCTATAACTATATCGATCCCGCGATGGTCACGGAAGAGGATATTATTGGCGGTGTTAGTGCAACGACTGGGAAATTAACGGGCATGGAACTGATTAATCAAATTTTCCCTTTATTCCGTTTGGTACCGGGACAGATATTATCACCGGGATGGAGTCAAAGCCCAATGATTGCCGCTATTATGAAAGCGAAAGTGCAAAATATTAATGGTTTATTTAAGGCAATTACGATATGTGATCTTGATTCTTCAGCGGAGGGGGCAGAATTGTATACTGAAGCCCCCGCATGGAAAGAAAATAATAACTATACGGATAAAATGCAGATCAACTGCTGGCCTCTTGTAAAGCTCGGCAATGAAACATATCATCTGAGCACGCAATTAGCTGGAGTGATCTGCCGTGCTGATGCTGATAATAACGATATTCCTTATGTTAGTCCATCCAATCATAGCTTGCAGGTAAATGGAGCTATTAATAAGGCTGGAGAAGAGATTTCACTTGGGCCTGATCAAGCCGCATATTTAAATGGTCAAGGAATTGTAACGGCTTTAAATTTTATCGGTGGCTGGAAAGCATGGGGGAATCGTACAGGCGTATTTCCCGGTGCGAGTGATCCAAAAGATAGTTGGATACCAGTGAGGAGAATGTTTAATTGGATTGGGAATGAACTTATTTTGACGTATTGGCAAAAGGTTGATAGCCCAATAAACAAGCGTTTAATACAAACAGTTGTAGATAGTTTTAATATTCGTCTCAATGGTCTTACTGCTAGAGGTGCTTTACTTGGTGGCCGGGTGGAGTTTCAGTCTGCTGAGAATCCAATCACAGATCTTATGAATGGGAAGGTTCGATTTCATGTTTACCAAACTCCACCAACTCCTGCAGAGGATCTAGAGTTTACACTTGAGTTTGATACCACATATTTAGAAAGTTTATTTAGTGAATAA